A DNA window from Niabella yanshanensis contains the following coding sequences:
- a CDS encoding MarC family protein — MNFSYKEILTVAFTLFAIIDIIGSVPILISIKNKAGGIREFRVTIIAGALMLLFLFLGGPILNILGLDVKSFAVAGSIVIFILGLEMVLGIEFFKSDGDVKASTVVPLAFPLIAGSGTLTTIMSLKANYGVYTILIAIVLNLIVIYTVLKSLSGISKLLGPSGLIAIRKFFGVILLAISVKIFAANAAGLLNH; from the coding sequence ATGAATTTTAGCTATAAAGAAATTCTTACTGTTGCATTCACCCTTTTTGCGATTATAGACATCATTGGTTCTGTGCCGATACTGATTTCTATAAAAAATAAAGCCGGGGGCATCCGGGAATTTCGGGTTACCATTATTGCAGGGGCTCTGATGCTTTTGTTTTTATTTTTGGGCGGGCCGATACTGAACATATTAGGACTTGATGTAAAATCCTTCGCGGTGGCCGGTTCTATTGTGATCTTTATACTGGGATTGGAAATGGTTTTGGGTATAGAATTTTTTAAATCAGATGGCGATGTAAAAGCTTCAACGGTAGTGCCACTGGCATTCCCTTTAATTGCCGGTTCCGGAACCCTAACAACTATTATGTCATTAAAAGCCAACTATGGTGTGTATACTATTCTTATTGCAATTGTACTGAACCTCATTGTTATTTACACGGTTTTAAAATCCTTAAGTGGCATATCAAAACTACTGGGACCCAGCGGGCTGATCGCCATCAGGAAGTTTTTCGGCGTGATTCTCTTAGCG
- a CDS encoding TonB-dependent receptor plug domain-containing protein, whose amino-acid sequence MKKVILSMLAFASATSLKAQQEVMNQDLEKVTVTATRFPKKLSETGKVVNVISRADLDKAGGKDLSQLLNEKAGVIINGANTNPGKDKSVFLRGAANAYTVILINGVPVNDPTGVGGAFDLRVLPVESIERVEILKGAQSTLYGTDAIAGVINIITRKGEGKAANLYGGISYGRYNTLKANAGLNGSFNESSYNISFMHDETGGIAEAKDKIGTQSFPRNGMLRNSLSIDIDGAVTSNFHVKPFFRYAYFKSSFANDAFIGGGNRFASELLSAGTQAQYSFDKGSVTGIFSFDNVKRAYPDGFVKAFEGNKKTAELFNRVDWHRHFQTLLGLRYDDITMKNPNATSLDTSIQMISPYLSLFLKDWNGFNLELGGRLNNHSKFGNTFTYSVNPSYLVNDQFKVFVNYGTAFRAPALSELYGSFGANPLLKPEESRTLEGGIQYIGVDEKWNIRVVAFNRNTKNIIAYQNRQYTNYNRQKDHGIEIEPTININDDIQLKLFYTFVEGKVTTAAVNGDTTYNNLFKRPKHTLGLSLGYQVTPALFVSTNFQNFGKRADLYFESIPPYGQQTVPLASYSLWDIYSEYSFLKSRLRVFAQVSNLLDADYYEVYGYSVLGRSLNAGIRFRL is encoded by the coding sequence GTGAAAAAAGTAATTCTATCGATGTTGGCATTTGCATCAGCCACATCATTAAAGGCGCAACAAGAGGTGATGAATCAGGATCTGGAGAAGGTAACAGTAACAGCAACGAGATTTCCCAAAAAGCTGAGCGAAACAGGTAAGGTGGTGAATGTTATCAGCAGGGCTGATCTTGATAAGGCAGGAGGCAAAGACCTGTCCCAGCTATTGAACGAAAAGGCAGGGGTGATTATTAATGGCGCTAATACTAATCCGGGAAAAGATAAAAGTGTTTTTTTACGGGGAGCAGCTAATGCCTATACTGTTATTCTTATCAACGGTGTTCCGGTAAACGATCCTACTGGTGTAGGTGGCGCGTTTGACCTGCGAGTGCTGCCGGTTGAGTCAATAGAACGGGTGGAGATTTTAAAAGGAGCACAGAGCACTTTATACGGCACCGATGCAATAGCAGGGGTCATCAATATAATTACCAGGAAGGGGGAAGGAAAAGCCGCGAACTTGTACGGTGGAATTAGTTATGGAAGGTATAATACGCTCAAAGCGAATGCCGGATTAAACGGTAGCTTTAATGAATCTTCCTATAACATCTCTTTTATGCATGATGAAACCGGAGGTATTGCCGAAGCGAAAGATAAAATAGGCACACAAAGTTTTCCCCGTAATGGCATGTTGAGAAATTCCTTGAGTATTGATATAGATGGTGCGGTTACCAGTAACTTTCATGTTAAGCCATTTTTCAGGTATGCATACTTTAAAAGCAGCTTTGCCAATGATGCTTTTATCGGCGGAGGCAATCGTTTTGCGAGCGAGTTGCTTTCTGCGGGAACCCAGGCTCAGTATAGTTTCGACAAGGGATCGGTAACCGGTATTTTTTCTTTTGATAATGTAAAACGTGCCTATCCCGATGGATTTGTAAAAGCTTTTGAAGGAAATAAAAAAACAGCTGAGCTTTTTAACAGGGTGGATTGGCACCGGCATTTTCAAACCTTGTTAGGATTACGGTACGATGATATTACGATGAAAAATCCTAATGCAACCAGCCTCGACACCAGTATACAAATGATCAGTCCTTATCTCTCTTTATTTCTGAAAGACTGGAACGGTTTTAACCTTGAACTGGGCGGACGCCTTAATAACCATTCTAAATTTGGTAACACATTTACTTATTCCGTCAACCCATCCTACCTGGTTAATGATCAGTTTAAGGTTTTTGTAAATTACGGAACTGCATTCAGGGCACCGGCTTTGTCAGAATTGTATGGATCGTTTGGTGCAAATCCGCTGCTGAAACCTGAGGAGTCCAGAACACTTGAAGGGGGGATACAGTATATAGGCGTTGACGAAAAATGGAACATAAGAGTAGTTGCATTTAACCGTAATACAAAAAATATTATTGCCTATCAAAATCGACAATACACTAATTATAACAGGCAAAAGGACCATGGTATTGAAATTGAACCTACCATTAATATTAATGATGATATCCAGTTAAAATTATTCTACACTTTTGTTGAAGGTAAGGTAACAACAGCAGCGGTAAACGGCGATACCACTTATAATAACTTATTTAAGCGCCCCAAACACACATTGGGATTGAGCCTGGGTTATCAGGTAACACCAGCGCTATTTGTGAGCACAAACTTCCAGAATTTTGGTAAAAGAGCCGATCTTTATTTTGAATCTATTCCACCTTATGGACAGCAAACCGTGCCGCTTGCCTCCTACAGCCTTTGGGATATCTACAGTGAGTATTCTTTCCTGAAGTCGAGATTAAGGGTATTTGCGCAGGTAAGCAACCTGCTGGATGCGGATTACTATGAGGTGTATGGGTACAGTGTTTTAGGCAGATCGTTAAATGCGGGAATAAGGTTCAGACTGTAA